The Apium graveolens cultivar Ventura chromosome 10, ASM990537v1, whole genome shotgun sequence nucleotide sequence TTTTCTCCCCAGTTTTTTGCCCGGTAACCTGCATGCTAATATTCTAGTACACTTGTTAAATATTTTTACTTTGACTAATACTATCAAACTGGTAACCTGAATTACACTAAATACGCTATCCTTCGGCGACTCATTAGCTGAAAAAATCGAACCAAAAATATAAACGAAAAAAATTAATAAACCGCATCAAGAAAAACCAAACAGAAAAAGTGAATCAATAGTGCGGCTTTGATTTCAATTTCAATTTCTAATCAAAACTGAACCGAAATTAACTGAATAATATATAGATAATTGTTCAAATGAGACGCTCAATTAAAATTAAGATATACACTAAATATCAGCCACCCATTATTTTAGATGCCTTTTGTTAGACCCAAAATTTGACATTGGTTTGACTGGGGTCAAATGCAGATTAATTGCAGTCAAACTCGGTATTGTATTGTAGAAGGAGAGTACGCGTCCAGACCCGCAGGACGCGCCCAACTTGGAGGAGGGTGCCTCACAAGGGATGGCCTTATAATAGGAAAACTTGGAAGCGACGCGCCCTGGAGCTTTGGACGCGTCCAATGTGCTGGAAACATTTGACAGTTATGTTTGTCTGGCAGTGAAGGTTGGATAAACCGCTCAGAGAGAAAGGACGCGTCCTGATATGCCGGATGTCAGGGAAGGTAGTTGCTGGAAGAACAAATACAAGTTTATGGGGGTTAGGGCGCGCCCAATGtcttaggacgcgtcctatgAGTGGTAGATGCATTCTCGAGGGTGACTTCAGGATAAAGCTTGCATGGAAAGGAGCAGTGGagattatttttactaatgtatttgttgcaggtactctttgaagaattccctaattgagacggtcaaggaaggggatgtccgtgaaaaacttgaaggcctccaggggtatgcctgatgattgaagacCTCCTCTTGTATTCAACGTGTGTCCTCGTTAGGGATGCGGGGTTAACATTGGTGTGTGATTTGGGAACTTTGTttttgtattcaacgggtgtcctcgttggagaactttggagtcatcctgcactttgcacccaagagcttgggatcacctgtcctgttatctggtgggttatcctcattcgggggacagggatacgtccggcacttggggtgaaccgtggttATACCTGtgtccgtaaatcaagggagatagttgtagcggagtgttatccttgcgcagggagatgcactatccgtgaagtcctgcgattacggacgagcattgggccttcgcggttgggcctcatagttggacattcctaaagctagcggaagatggattctggatgggcttctaccgggcctaggaataagaagtctaacCCCATTAAATTTCTTGTTCCACAAtaactacgtcaggcttgatccctatataaagggtacgtaggcacattgagagggtaagaagttgagagctgataagggagccaccacttactctgatcaatctcagcctaaaacaaccacaaaccaccacacaccgcttgattttccggcgAAGAACCACCTTTATAGATCTTTATTCCGGcaagaaacctcaatctttgttgttaccatattcctccatcaacaaattggcgctagaaggaggggctgcTGATTAAGATCATAATCttgggaggaaaagatgtcttacaatcatgatggcagttcttatgatggaagtgatagCAGATCTGAACGAGAAGGCGAGGGAGACCACACTCGTCATGAACCCTACGTGCCCAGAAACATGGCAGATCCCCCGAGAGCTCCGGATGTGGGAGGAACACCTCTGattctcatcagcaacgctgatatcttGGAGCAGTTGTACCGCATGAGGGATACTCTTAACAGTTTTCACTCAAGGTTGAATACGGTGGAGCGCACAGGACGAGGAGGGGTCGTCGTTTTCCCCGTCGCGGGCACGCCGTGGGGAAGGCGCCCGTAGTCGAAGGAGATGCTCAGGCCAGCGAAGAAAACCCCGAATCACTCCGCGGCGCTTAGAATATTCTGATAATGTAGAACCTATTGTGGAGCTTGTTGATGAGGACACAGACGGTAGAGAAAGGTCTCGTCTAGTCAATCAGGTTGTGTCATACCCCcataggtctgggcgtacgaTGGACGAGTTTCGTCGTGCGGAAAATACTCAGAATCAAGATGAGGAAGGAAGAGACTTTTCAACCTTAAAAAGAAGGCTTGACATAAGGTTGGAGGATGACGATCTGTGAATGTTGCTGGTAGAATGACAAAAAGAAGGAAATGCTggagaagcgaggccccgtgaCACAACGCGTGTGCCCCCTACATACCAAAGGGATGATAGGGTGCGACCCCGCGAGCACGAACGTGCCCCTACGCGAGGAAGGTTCAGTAATTATTACCGAGGCTATCAAAGGAATGGACGAGGAAGGATGGGATACCAACATGGAAGGGCACCTTACAATGGTAGGAGAGATGGCGCACCCTCCACTGAAGAAGCTCTTGTTGTTGTCCCTGTAGCTTCCCACAGTGTTACGGGCAATGGGTCCAGGAAGCGTCCTCATGACCGAGACGGCATGCGAATTCAAGAAAGGTTGCAGAACAATGAGGAAATACCGCGATGCGGTCAGGAGGAACCTCGTGTGTGGGGGAATGTTCAAAATCGAGATGGTAACATACCACAGCCGCATCCTATGGGCAAGGGGCGGCAAGATCCACCGGTACACCCGGGGGGGGGGGTAATCAAGGGGAACAACAACAAATTGCGGAGCAATCCTAACAACCTAACGTTCAAACCATTCCTGGAGTAGGGACGTTTAATATAAACGATCTtaagaggttgctcaaccatcttgagggagGTGGGGTAACGGCGACCGCGCAAGCTCCATCCCATTTTGCTGCTATCGTGAGAGAAGCGCAATTGCCAGTAGGATACATGAATACAACCAGTGACTTGCGTTTTCATGGGAATTCTGACCCTGTGGAATTTCTGGGGTGTTTCAACATTGAGATAGATTTATATCAGGTACCTGACTTGGCTCGATGTCGTCTCCTAGCGGCCACCTTTAGAGAGGACGCTCAGCAATGGTTTCAGAAACTTGGTCCAGGGGTGATCACATCTtgggaacagatgaaaacctTGTTTCTAACTCAGTTCCAAGCTGCGATGAAGTACACACCGCCAGTTACCACACTGACCAATGTGAAACAGAAAGAGGGGGAAAGCTTGACCTCATACTTTAAAAGGTTCAATGCAAAGTCTACTTTGGTGAGGGGCGTAACTGATGAAACACTGAAAATACATCTTATAGCTGGTCTGTGTGTGGGAACAGATTTTTGGAAGCACCTGCAAGGAAAGGACCCTGTGTCGTTAGCTGATGTACTTGCACAGGCAGAATCATTCAAAGCGATTGAGCAGTCGCTTACAGAAATAAAGAAGAATGATAACACCCACAATTCCAAGGGCGCGAGCCAAGAGAAGAGATAGATCTGTGAGCCCGGATTATCGGCAGAATGCCAAAAGCCCTAATAGGGTGAACACCGTGAACACGCAGAGAGAATGGAGCCCGCCGTCGAACTATAAAAGGAGGGTAAGCAACTACACTCCACTGGCAGCGTCCATTGATCATATATTCGAGGTAAATAAGGACATAGAAATCTTCAAGAAACCAGACCGTCTGACTTCATGGCAAAGTAGGGATAAGAAGAAGTTTTGTGATTACCATGAGTTCACCGATCATGACACCCATGAGTGTCGTCacctgaaagatgaaattgaagaattgATCAAAGCGGGATACCTGGGGGAATGGATTAACAAGGTGAAATGACGCAGGGGAATGATGACAAGGGGAAAGATGAAAGGCAGCCCCCACGGGAAGAGGACGTTGAAAAGACAGTGGAGGTTAAATTCCAAAGAGCTGGTAGTATCAGGGAAATTTTTGGAGGACACCCCTTTGTCGGTGATAGTAATCGGGCgttggaaagaaatgcaagagaAACACGACACCCGCCACTCACCAACATTTATAGCTTGGAAGATAGACCTCCAAAAATATTCAAAGGGGAATCGCCTGATATTACGTTCAGGGAGAGAGATTCAAGATGGGTACATCATCCCCATAACGATGCACTGGTAATAACTATGCTTATTGGGGAAATGAACGTGCATCGGGTCTTCTTGGACAACGGGAGCTCTGCGAACATCCTGTATTACAGCACGTATAAAAAATCGGGTTTCCCGGATAACGACATGTATTTTGGAGATGCACACGTCTATGGCTTTACTGGAGAAGCAGTGAGAGTTATTGGTTTGGTTAGGCTTCCTGTCACACTTTGGGAAGGAGCTCTGTCTGTCACTCAAATGATAGATTTCAAAGTGCTAGATCAGGACTCCGCGCATAACGTGTTGGTGGGCAGACCTTGGTTGCGAGCattcagggtgataacctcgatacatcacttgatgataaagttcccaacACCTAACGTAGTAGGCAGTCTGAGAGGGTCGCAATATGAGTCACGcgactgctatcacaaggctgtTAAGGAATTCCACAAGAGAAGGTATGAGGGAAAGGGTCTTCTATTTGAAGATGCAGAGGACATTCATACAAAACCAAGTGGAGAGGTTCATGCCCACTATTTTGTGAAAAACCCAGAGGAAGAAGAAACCCATGCTACAGAGACCCCTGTTTTGATATTGGGGAATGTTTCGAGGATCCGTAGTGTGGAAGAAGTTGTGGTGAACCATATGGAAGAGATCATGTAAAAGGAGGTTAACGGAGAAAAGTTGGAAGGAAGAAATGAAATTTTACAAAGTCTCGAAAGTAGCCtcaaggtggatgctcctcaaaaAGAGGACGCACCCTTGAAGAGTGAAAATGgaattgaggttgatgctcctcaaaaTGAGGACGCTCCCTCCACACCTGCATTGCACAAGATCATGCCTTCTCCTAAGGTAGATGCTCCCACATATGGGGACGCGCCCTCATATATAGGAATGAGCGTTGAGgacccccgagactttgattttgatctggatcccaggatccctatgccCACCGAGAAGACGGGGCcggccgaagacacaatatctGTTCCGGTCGACAAGGGTGACCCAAGCaaggttttgaaagtgggatcTCAGCTAAGTGGCGAAATGAAAGAAAGACTTACTCATTTTTTGATTAAAAATCTCGATGtcttcgcatggagtcattcGGACATGGTGGGAATCGACCCCGGTGTAATGTGTCATCGGTTAAACATTTTCCCTAATTGCACGGGCATACGATAAAAGCGTCGCCCAGTGAGCGGGGAAAGGGTGatagcattaaaagaagaagttgaCCGACTGTTGGAAGTAGGGTTGATCAAAGAATTTTACTACCCCGAGTGGCTTGCAAATCCAGTGCTCGTGAAAAAGCTGAACGGGAAGTGGAGGACGTGTATAGATTTCTCAGATCTCAACAAGGCTTGTCCAAAGGATAGTTTCCTGCTCCCacgaattgatcagttggttgacACGACGGTAGGGCATGCcttgctaagtttcatggatgcatACTCTAGCTACAATCAAATTCCAATGTATGGTCCCGATCAGGAGCATACATCCTTCATCACTGATAGGGGGCTATACTGCTACATAGAAATGCCATTTGGATTGATTAACGCTGGCACGACCTAACAGCGGTTGGTGAACATGATGTTCAAAAACCAGATTGGGAGAACCATGGAAGTATATGTGGACGATATGTTGGTAAAATCCAAGGAGGCGAATGACCATATCAAGCACTTGATGGAAATGTTTAACTTTCTAAGGAGGTTTTGCATGAAGTTGAATCCACAAAAGTGCGTATTCGGCATTGATTCAGGCAAGTTTCTTGGATTCATTATCAACCATAGGGGAATTGAAGCCAACCCCGCAAAGATCAAGGCACTGCTGGATATGAAATCACTCACCAGTGTGAAATAAGTGCAAAGCTTAACTGGGAGGATCGCCACGCTAAATCGATTTGTTTCCAAATCGTCTGACAGATGCAAGGAATTCTGTAAAGCGATTAAGTTGGAAGGGAAAGACTTCGTATGGACACCAGAATGTGAAAAGGCTTTTAGAAGGATCAAGGAATAATTAGGGAACCCTCCCATGTTGTCAAAACCGTTAGATAGAGAATCTCTAATATTGTACCTCGTAGTGTCCGAGTATTCGATCAGCGCTGTTCTGGTAAGAGAGGAGGATGGGCAACAGTCACCGGTGTATTATGTGAGCAAGCGATTGCACTATGCTGAGACTCGCTACACAAGCATGGAGAAGCTGGTTTATGCTTTGATCCTTGCATCAAGAAAGTTACGGCCATACTTCCAGGCCCATAGAATTGAAGTTCGTACAGCATATACGCTGCGACAAGTCCTTCACAAACCAGAATCATCGGGAAGAATGTTGAAATGGGTTGTGGAGTTGGGACAATTTGAATTGGAATACATGCCCCAGACAGCAATTAAAGGACAAGCCCTAGCTgatttcttgttggaatttgaCTCTACTGTTGATGATAAGACTTTGGTGGTGCACCAGCCCCTCAACAGTGAGGAATCTCTGGAAGAATTCCCACATCCCTGGTGGATCTTACATGTAGATGGGGCAGTTAACAATGGAGGTCCAGGGGCGGGTATAGTACTCGTGTTTCTGGAAGGCCATCATCTGATTAGCGCGATTCACTTCAAATTTTATACGACAAATAATGATGCAGAGTATGAAGCATTGATTAATGGCCTAAAAATTGCTTTGGAAATGGGGGTGCGAAACCTAATTGCAAAGAGTGACTCGGAGCTGGTGGTGAATCAGGTGAATGGGGGGTTTCAGGCGCGAGGCCCGTGAACGGAATTGTGCTTGAGATGCACGCAGCGCTTGGTTGGAAAGTTCAGGGAGGTTAGGTTAGAATGTGTACCGCGGGAAAAGAACAGCAACGCGGATGCTCTAGCAAAAATGGGGTCGCAGCAGGAGGCTATGTTGTTGGGATCTATACCTTTAGAAATCCAGGAAGTTCCTAACATCCCGGAGATAGAGACAATGCAAGTAGATGATGCTCCCAAAGAAATATGGATGACACTCATTCTTTCCTACATTCACAAGGGAACACTTCCCGAAGATAATTTCAAGGCTCGGCGACTCTGCTACCAGGCTGCAAGGTATGTGGTGTATGATGGAGTTCTGTATAAGAGAGGATTCAATCAACCGTTGCTCAGGtgtgttgatgaagaagaagggaattaTATCCTAAGGGAAGTGCATGGAGGAATTTTTGTTAATCACTCGGGGAGTAACTCATTAGGAATAAAAGCTTTGCGCCAAGGATATTATTGGCCTACGATGAAAGAAGATGCGGTGAATTTTGTCAGAGCATGCGATCGCTGCCAACGCTTTGTAAACTACTCATCTATGCCAGCGATGCTCTTGACATCTATGGTAAGCCCGTGGCCATTTGCCATATGGGGAATAGATCTTATTGGTGAGCTCCCCAAGGCTAAAGAGGATGTCAAGTATGTGGTAGTCGCggttgattactttactaaatgggcaGAAGCAATGCCGTTGGCGACTATCACCGCAAAGAAGATCGGAGACTTTATTTTCAACTTCATCGTGTGcaggtttggaatcccttacaagctCGTGTCGGATAACGAAAAGCAGTTTGACAGCAAAGAATTGCGACAACTATGTGAGGATCTGAAAATAAAGAAGGAATTTGCagcggtctatcatcctcaaagcaatgggCAAACAGAGGCcgtgaataaaataataaagcataccctaGAGACCAAACTGGAAGATCGTaaagggaattggcctgaagaactcccgaaAGTGATGTGGTCCTACAACACTACTCCacgatctactacgggagaaactccatttatgctgacttacggctatgaagctatggtccccgtggaaGTTGGTTCGGGATCGCTTCGCAGAGATTGTTATACGGAAGAAGATGCAGAGGTTAATCAAAGGTTTCATTTGGATCTCTTGGAAGAAACAAGGGAAAATTCTCAGCTGAGACTTGCGGCGTATCAACAGCGTGccgcaaggtattataacaagaaggtaaagggacaGCTGCTGAAGGTAGGAGATTTGGTGCTCAGGAAAGTGATGCCAAACACAAAGAATCCCCAgcatggagtgtttggagctaattgggaaggaccatacaagataaAAGCAATCTTGTGGAAATGAACTTATCACCTTGAGGATATGGAAGGAAAGCTGGTTCCGCGAGCGTGGAACgcggaacatctccgaaagtattatcagtaaggcGCGGCTTTGGGTCCTTACATATCTTTTTATTATATACTTAGGGTTGTGCCCAGATTATAGACTAGAAGTAAAATAAATTTCTCCTAGCCTAGGGGGGGTAGTGCATGTATTACTTACCTTAGAACTGGTTGAAGGATCATTTCTTCGAATAAATTCCTCACAGAGCATAGTAGTCGTGGGACTGGTACACTTTTTGACACTAGAGCGCATTATTAATAAAAACTTTGAAATTTTCCAAAGGGTTGTTTAATTGTAAATTTTCTTGGCTCTTTGACGCGTCATAATCACAGGACGCGCCCTGAGGAATAGTTCTATACATATATTGGTAAAGGCAATGATTGATAAAGGGAAAGGATGCGCCCAACTAATCATGGTTGATGCTCCTTCAATTTTGTGCTCTAATTTTGGCACTCTATTATTAAAAACTCGAACGCGTCTCCAAGAAGGACGCGTCCAGTCTGAGAAATTGAAAATATCTTTAGAAGTAAAGGGTAGACGCGTCAAGACACTAGGACGCGCCCCTCATGCTTTGTGCCTTATTTAAAATACACAAGTACAACATGATATCATGCTCGTTAAGAATATACTATCCAGAaaattcaaaaacaaaacaaacaaagaCGCGTCCAATTGAAGAGGACGCGCCCATTAAGGACATCTATTTATTTTAAACATGTGATAGTAAAGAAAATAATAACAGGATTTAAAAGGTGACGCACCCTCAACATAGGACGCGCCCAGATATCTGATAAAACAAGATAGCCAAGAAAGTAAAAATCTGCATGATTGAGGCAAAAAAGGCTTTATAAAAATACAAGCAGATGCAATCCAGAAAACGACAATCAAAGTTTACAACTTGCAAGGCTTTAAAGGGGCCCGCACCCTTAAAATAGTCTAGATAAAAAATTTCGTAAATAGacataggacgcgtcctaagaAGGAGGCGCGTCTTGAGGCTTGTCCTGGTTGTCTGTTGGAGGAGGCTAAGTGTTAAGGGGAGAAGGCGCAGGAGACGCGTCATCCTCTTCCAGACCAAGGATGATCCTCTTGTTTTTAATGGAATCTGCAGCCCTGATTCTGAAATCACTTACCCATTTCTCGGTGTCTTCATCAACTTAGAGAAAGTGTATTCTGGGTCATTTGCTATGAAACCAGAACACCACTCTTCAAAACCGGCtgcaaaaccattttgatatacCAGCTTCTTCTCCTCCTTCCATCCATGCAGTCTGTCATCATTCAGAGTGTCAAGCTCCAGCTGCATTATGGAATTCAGAGAGATTACATCCTCCATAGCCTTCTCCATAGAGGTGACATTGCCTTCCAGCACCGCTTTCTCACCCTCAAGACGCGTCATATCCTCCTGCAGGCGCTTGATCTCGGCATCTTTTTTCTTGGGCGAGCAAATTGATGTGCTTTTCTAATTATTTGACCTTGTCTTCATCCTGGCTTTTGGCAGTATCAGTGACGGCAAGGCGCGCCCTGAGCCTAACAGCCATGTTGGCACTTTGCCTAGCATGCAGGTGGAGCTCGACTGCAGCCCTTATCATGGCATATTCTGTTTGCTCCTCTGTCCTGAAAGTCCAGCCTCGAACTTCATCTTCAGTGAAGTCGCCAGCTGAGGACGCGCCCAGATATCAGAGAACGAAGGATTGTTCATCTGACACTACTTTCTGACGCTTTGAGGGCGCGTCCTCCTTCTCAGGGATGTCCAATACTGTAGTTTCAGCAATTTTTGATGGAGGAGAAGGAGTCACAGCAGGAGTAGGGCTCTTAGCCTTTGGATCAGATTTCACATGAGCCTGCTTCCTGGCTCTCAGTTTTTTGGTAGCTCCAATAGTAAATCCTTTTGGAAGAAAAGTCATATATGTGACATAAACATGGAAAAACGTTAGCCAAATAAGGTAGACGCGTCCTGATAGTAGGACGCGCCGAGAACATAATTTAAAGATTTTCAATGCATAAATGTCAATTAGAATGGATATAAAGACATGTAAATGCATAAAGATATGTCAGGAAAAATGTGTGCAAAGACATGAAGAGTGCATGTATATATGTGACGATGACGCGTCCTAAACATGCGACACGCCCTACTGAAGGACACATTAACTATAACGTGGATTATGAGGAAAATATGAGTGATATGCTAACAATGTCAGTCACAAATATTACAGGAAGACGTGCCCTGAAACTAAGGCGCGCCCAAAATAAAGACATGTATTAAGGAAACGCCTGTAAATCAGATTAAGTTTTGAGTGTAAAAGGAAAGACAAACATATGCATGATGCGTTAAAGAAATATGACGCGTCCTACGAATTTTGGTGAGTTGGTACTTTTAAAATGAGAAGCTTATTATGTAGCTTTGGATGCGTCCAAAGACGGATGACGCGTCCTCTCTCATATATATTTACCTTGTTCTAAGTCAAATTGCTTACTGATATCAATCTCAACCACTTCTGCGGCACTAAGGCCCCTGGCTTTTTCCGAGGCTGTGAGAACAGGTTTGCTATTATGAAACTCGCGGAATTTGCAGACAGAACCAACCCGGGTGGACAATGCGCCCACTAGTTTGAGGTTGTCTTTTGTGATCATATCTTTGGATTGAAATGATCCTCAGCTATTTTAAAACTTTCTCCGCTCTTTTCTTATTTTTTCCTTTTAGTTCTCTTTGGGTTCTTTTATCTAGaagaaaagagaagaaaagtgaGTAATACAACGATGTGGGACATAGAAGAGGACGCGTCTTAAATATAGGACGCGTCCACAAAATGAAACTTACTTGGCTCAAGGTTAAAACGAACACGGGCTCGCTTTACATCAAAGATATAGAAGAAGGGCTCCTTCCAGTCTCGTTCGTGGCTGATCTTCCCCTCGTTGAAACCTTTATTATTCAGTCATTTGTTGACTACAAGGAAATGATAGCCTGGGATGGATTTTCTGATACTATAGAAATAGCTGAATTCCTTCATGGAGGGCGCGTCCATTCCGAGATTATGATACATCATGTACAAAGCCCAAGCAAGTTTGTAAGAGTTAGGAGATAGTTGTACAGGGGCTACATCGTACCATCTCAAAATTTTCTTGATAAATGGGTGTAAGGGCGCGCCCACACCTAGGGAGATTAATTTTGGTATAAGCACCATTCTGGGAATCCTTTGATTTCCAATGTTAAAGATGTGTGGCCTCATTGTTCGAAGTGGGTGCGCCCAGATGCCCTCCATGTCATAAAACTTCATGTACCACTGGATCTCCAGGTCAGTCATAGTGGAGTCAAGAGCTACGCAAGCTAGCTTGTTTTCCTTTTTCCTTCGAGCATTTTTCTCTGCCTCAGTTAGGGTATGAAGTTCTTTCCAGTCACAATCCACTTCAACATTTGAGGGTTCCCGGTGTTCTAGGGGAGGATCGGATTTTTGAGGAGACACGGGATATTTTTTAGGGTCAGGAATCCTCCTCTCGAATTCACTTACGCTAAGAGGGGACGCGTCCTGAGAGTGTGACGCGCCCTGAGAGGGAGACGCATCCTCAGTAGCTTTATGTTGTTGGGGTTTGCTAGATGATGGATGGATTTCATCATCGGTCCAATCCTCCATGGTCGCTCTAGTATTGAGGATTGGGGTTCTCTTACGTTTTGTtattctctttccttttctagaGCTTAAAGGAACATGATCCATAGAGTCGGAGATGGAATCTGACATTATAgaaatctttgatttgagaaattcAAAGACGCGTGTTTCTCCTTCAAGAAAAGAACTCGT carries:
- the LOC141691737 gene encoding uncharacterized protein LOC141691737 yields the protein MLSKPLDRESLILYLVVSEYSISAVLVREEDGQQSPVYYVSKRLHYAETRYTSMEKLVYALILASRKLRPYFQAHRIEVRTAYTLRQVLHKPESSGRMLKWVVELGQFELEYMPQTAIKGQALADFLLEFDSTVDDKTLVVHQPLNSEESLEEFPHPWWILHVDGAVNNGGPGAGIVLVFLEGHHLISAIHFKFYTTNNDAEYEALINGLKIALEMGVRNLIAKSDSELVVNQVNGGFQARGP